The following are encoded together in the Pedobacter sp. D749 genome:
- a CDS encoding energy transducer TonB gives MNYKAQIPNEENNYPKAIAIASGIMGFLLLISFFIVIGSFQPPEEVGMGGMVVNYGTSAEGMGDDYTSIEEPSADPNANGKPPEKVTPEEKVTPTTSTESSDKEVQTQNTEDAIAVNTKPTKPTKAAPTPVTEDKPAKPVINQNALYKGKKNTGQGQGDGTGKTPGNQGDKDGDPLASNYGEGGSGNGNVQLSLASRKFIDIPRIQDDGQSAGKIAVQIRVDKNGKVVQARAGAKGTTLSDLALWRKCEQAVLGASLNKLESAPDVQTGIVMFNFKVK, from the coding sequence ATGAACTACAAAGCACAAATACCTAACGAAGAAAATAATTACCCTAAAGCCATTGCCATAGCAAGCGGAATTATGGGTTTTTTATTATTGATCAGCTTTTTTATAGTGATTGGTTCTTTCCAGCCACCTGAAGAAGTGGGTATGGGCGGTATGGTTGTAAATTACGGTACTTCAGCAGAAGGAATGGGTGATGATTATACCAGCATTGAAGAGCCATCGGCTGATCCAAATGCAAATGGCAAGCCACCAGAAAAGGTAACACCAGAAGAAAAAGTTACACCAACTACCTCTACCGAAAGTAGCGATAAAGAAGTGCAGACACAAAATACTGAAGATGCTATTGCCGTAAATACTAAACCAACAAAACCAACTAAAGCAGCACCAACTCCGGTAACTGAAGACAAGCCGGCCAAACCGGTAATTAACCAGAATGCACTTTACAAAGGCAAAAAAAATACTGGTCAGGGGCAAGGAGACGGCACCGGAAAAACACCAGGTAACCAGGGCGATAAAGATGGCGATCCATTGGCTTCTAATTATGGAGAAGGTGGTTCCGGAAATGGTAATGTACAGTTATCATTGGCCAGCAGAAAATTTATCGATATCCCAAGGATACAGGATGATGGGCAAAGTGCAGGAAAAATTGCCGTTCAAATCCGGGTTGATAAAAATGGTAAAGTGGTTCAGGCCCGTGCGGGTGCAAAAGGCACTACCCTATCTGATTTAGCACTCTGGAGAAAATGTGAACAGGCTGTTTTAGGTGCGAGTTTAAATAAACTGGAATCAGCTCCCGATGTACAAACCGGAATTGTGATGTTTAACTTCAAAGTGAAATAA
- a CDS encoding VOC family protein produces the protein MSTYTATKLTPMLESHDMQETLKFYTEILNFTCASKFEDLSWLTLRKDEIEIMFCSPNEHRNIPKSIMSGSLYIKTNEVTALWESLKDHCKICYPLEDFDYGMREFAIYDNNGYLLQFGQNL, from the coding sequence ATGTCAACATACACCGCTACCAAACTTACCCCCATGCTCGAATCGCATGATATGCAAGAAACGCTAAAATTCTATACCGAAATTTTAAATTTCACCTGCGCATCAAAATTCGAAGACCTGAGTTGGTTAACCCTCCGCAAAGATGAGATAGAAATCATGTTCTGTAGCCCTAATGAGCATCGCAATATTCCTAAATCCATCATGAGTGGTTCACTTTACATCAAAACTAACGAGGTGACTGCACTATGGGAAAGTTTAAAAGATCATTGCAAAATTTGTTATCCGCTCGAAGATTTTGACTACGGAATGAGGGAGTTTGCTATTTACGACAATAACGGTTATTTACTGCAGTTCGGACAAAATTTGTAA
- the pafA gene encoding alkaline phosphatase PafA: protein MNKISRLIFTISIFSISLSSAQTKKPTAVPSKAFPAEVARPKLVVGLVVDQMRWDYLYRYYNRYSNGGFKRLINEGFSVENTFIPYTPTYTACGHTCIYTGSVPAVHGIIGNDWYDPETKKSVYCTEDSTVSTVGSTPSSEGNMSPKNMLTTTITDELRLATNFKGKVIGISLKDRGSILPAGHAANAAYWYQGSTGNWITSTYYMKEVPTWIADYNKLKLANKFYAKNWETLYPINTYVNSTKDENAYEGKSSTFPHQLTQNVDKNFDAIRSTPYGNTITLDLAKLAILSEDLGQDNITDFLAVSCSSTDYVGHAYGPNSVEAEDTYLRLDKDFEEFFNYLDKKVGKGNYTVFLTADHGAAHVPGFMQENKLPSGVVSDRDIADKLNAYLNDKFKVNNVVLRSMNNQIIFDHDKTDKGDVSFDVIKSASVEFLKRLDGFQNAVDIAKISQATIQEIQKKMITNGYNARRSGDIYYVLQPNWFNGSSTGTTHGNWNPYDSHIPLVFMGWGIKSGASNKTHYMTDIAPTLAALLHIQMPNGNVGEPITEITNK, encoded by the coding sequence ATGAATAAAATATCCCGTTTAATCTTTACCATTTCTATTTTTTCGATCTCACTTTCCTCAGCTCAAACCAAAAAACCTACCGCAGTACCTTCAAAAGCATTTCCAGCTGAGGTTGCACGCCCTAAATTGGTGGTTGGCTTAGTGGTCGACCAAATGCGTTGGGATTATTTATACCGCTACTATAACCGCTATAGCAATGGCGGATTTAAAAGATTAATCAACGAGGGTTTTTCTGTGGAAAATACCTTCATCCCTTATACACCTACTTATACGGCATGTGGCCATACTTGTATTTACACGGGGTCGGTTCCGGCTGTTCATGGTATTATCGGTAACGATTGGTACGATCCTGAAACCAAAAAGAGTGTGTATTGTACCGAAGACTCTACAGTATCAACGGTTGGCAGTACACCCTCTTCAGAAGGTAATATGTCACCGAAAAACATGCTTACCACTACCATTACCGATGAGTTGAGATTAGCCACGAACTTTAAAGGTAAAGTAATCGGTATTTCATTAAAGGATAGAGGTTCGATCCTTCCAGCCGGCCACGCGGCAAATGCAGCATATTGGTACCAGGGCAGTACCGGAAACTGGATTACCAGCACCTATTATATGAAAGAAGTGCCCACCTGGATTGCCGATTATAATAAACTGAAACTAGCGAACAAGTTTTATGCAAAAAACTGGGAAACTTTATACCCCATCAATACCTATGTAAACAGTACCAAAGATGAGAATGCTTACGAAGGTAAATCAAGCACATTTCCTCACCAATTAACACAAAACGTTGATAAAAATTTCGATGCCATCAGAAGCACCCCTTATGGCAATACTATTACTTTAGATCTGGCCAAATTAGCCATCCTATCAGAAGATTTAGGTCAGGATAATATTACCGATTTCCTGGCGGTTAGCTGCTCATCTACCGATTATGTTGGTCATGCCTATGGTCCGAACTCTGTAGAAGCAGAAGATACTTATTTACGTTTAGACAAAGATTTCGAAGAGTTTTTCAATTATCTGGATAAAAAAGTAGGTAAAGGAAATTATACCGTATTTTTAACTGCTGATCATGGAGCTGCGCATGTACCAGGTTTTATGCAGGAGAACAAATTACCTTCAGGCGTAGTGAGTGACCGTGATATCGCAGACAAATTAAATGCTTACTTAAATGATAAATTTAAAGTAAATAATGTGGTTTTAAGATCGATGAACAACCAGATCATTTTCGATCATGATAAAACCGACAAAGGTGATGTGAGTTTCGATGTAATTAAATCAGCATCAGTAGAATTCTTAAAAAGGTTAGATGGTTTCCAGAATGCAGTTGATATTGCTAAAATATCACAGGCTACAATTCAGGAAATCCAGAAAAAAATGATTACCAACGGATACAATGCACGTAGAAGTGGTGATATCTATTATGTTTTACAACCAAACTGGTTTAACGGTAGCAGTACAGGTACAACCCATGGAAACTGGAACCCATACGATTCACACATTCCATTGGTTTTTATGGGCTGGGGAATCAAATCAGGCGCTTCTAATAAAACACATTACATGACCGATATTGCACCAACGCTGGCTGCGCTGCTCCATATTCAGATGCCAAATGGTAATGTTGGAGAACCAATCACAGAGATTACAAACAAATAA
- a CDS encoding MotA/TolQ/ExbB proton channel family protein: MITLLIQDTTQALQDTANAVNQAVTQPQPELHFIDLLFKGGWVMIPLVFLAFLALIIFVERYLTIKKATKDEANLIVQIRSYIQSGNLEGAMSLLRNNNSPLSRMLQKGLKRIGRPIKDIEGAIENVGKLEVSKLEKNISILGIVAGIAPMLGFVGTIVGVITIFHQVSIKGAIEIGTISGGLYTKMITSATGLIIGIIAYVLYHILNIMVEKIILKMETDAIDFIDLLEEPGK; this comes from the coding sequence ATGATAACTTTATTAATTCAGGACACCACACAAGCATTACAAGACACAGCAAATGCGGTTAACCAAGCAGTAACACAGCCACAGCCAGAACTACATTTTATCGATCTGCTTTTTAAAGGCGGTTGGGTAATGATCCCCTTGGTTTTTCTTGCTTTTTTAGCCTTGATTATTTTTGTTGAACGCTATTTAACCATCAAAAAAGCCACTAAAGATGAGGCTAACCTCATTGTACAGATCAGGTCTTATATCCAATCTGGAAATTTAGAAGGCGCAATGTCGCTGTTAAGAAATAATAACTCTCCCCTTTCGCGGATGTTGCAAAAAGGTTTAAAACGCATTGGTCGCCCAATTAAAGATATTGAAGGCGCGATTGAAAACGTTGGTAAATTAGAGGTTTCTAAATTAGAGAAGAACATCAGTATATTGGGTATTGTTGCAGGTATTGCACCTATGCTTGGTTTCGTAGGTACAATTGTGGGGGTAATTACCATTTTCCACCAAGTATCAATAAAAGGTGCGATTGAAATCGGTACTATCTCTGGTGGTTTATATACCAAAATGATTACATCAGCAACCGGATTAATTATTGGTATCATCGCTTATGTACTGTACCACATTTTAAACATTATGGTTGAAAAAATCATTCTTAAAATGGAAACCGATGCAATTGATTTTATTGATTTATTAGAAGAACCAGGCAAATAA
- a CDS encoding SPOR domain-containing protein, producing the protein MDILSYLLELLQQRKEVGITGLGTFYKKKYPGRYDKEKQTFLPPGYTLQFTTDLTEEAALADFIAAKRNISNDTAEYYIEQFVEEVNQKLELNHEAELENTGRLFFTEQGISFEPVKNMNYGSEFYGLPSLAETVIEETKPGLPQQEEEVFDEIAEAPVAPSPFENKSYQPPVIENIELDEVKDDLKNTLKHSEEVVEAPEFIKGQHEEHPNRFGHTPESEVENTAAEQHAIETPESAETQEEVANTIEEVAIPESVVIQHEEHPNRFGHTPESEVENIAAEHHAIETPVSAETQEEVANTIEEVAIPESVVTQHEENPNRFGHTPESEVENTTAEQDAIETPEHDDTQEEVKATENTSVFIETKPVELPEKVIQESERPSRFSLRSEPEEPKTYINLEDEAKNEEPVIEAPAFIKEQHAEHPNRFGHDPIEHGNEARQGMSTWLMITIAVLALAVIAAITFLVKPELFTGKSTEAIKPAQVIVDSPKVAVDTLKAKQDSIAKTDSILKANQVQKKTDTVKKTASKPVANPTVETPKENKIVPNTGPSTFYVIAASFQSEKKALVFIKQMEKIGLSAEIAKVPGRLKKVSIASFTTEKEAKEQKDILQKKLKGKGYFVQQKSNNTQP; encoded by the coding sequence ATGGATATCTTATCATACCTGTTAGAACTTTTGCAGCAACGCAAAGAAGTTGGTATTACCGGCTTGGGCACCTTTTATAAAAAAAAATACCCGGGAAGATACGATAAGGAAAAACAAACGTTTTTACCTCCTGGATATACCCTGCAGTTTACTACTGATTTAACTGAAGAAGCAGCCTTAGCTGATTTTATTGCTGCTAAAAGAAATATCTCCAATGATACTGCCGAATACTATATCGAACAGTTTGTTGAAGAAGTAAATCAAAAATTAGAATTAAACCACGAAGCCGAACTTGAAAATACTGGCCGCTTATTTTTTACTGAACAAGGAATAAGTTTCGAACCGGTGAAAAACATGAACTATGGTTCTGAATTTTATGGACTTCCATCATTGGCAGAAACCGTAATTGAGGAAACAAAACCTGGTTTACCTCAACAAGAGGAAGAAGTTTTCGACGAAATTGCCGAAGCACCCGTTGCCCCTTCTCCTTTCGAAAACAAGTCTTATCAGCCTCCTGTTATTGAGAATATCGAACTTGATGAAGTTAAAGATGATCTTAAAAATACTTTAAAACATTCGGAAGAGGTTGTTGAAGCACCAGAATTTATAAAGGGACAACACGAAGAGCATCCAAACCGTTTTGGCCATACACCAGAATCGGAAGTAGAAAATACTGCTGCTGAACAACATGCGATAGAAACACCTGAATCTGCCGAAACACAAGAGGAAGTAGCAAATACTATAGAAGAAGTAGCAATACCAGAATCGGTTGTAATACAACACGAAGAACATCCTAACCGTTTTGGCCATACGCCAGAATCGGAGGTAGAAAATATTGCTGCTGAACATCATGCAATAGAAACACCTGTATCTGCTGAAACGCAAGAGGAAGTAGCAAATACTATTGAAGAAGTAGCAATACCAGAATCGGTTGTAACACAACACGAAGAAAACCCTAACCGTTTTGGCCATACACCAGAATCGGAGGTAGAAAATACTACTGCTGAACAAGATGCGATAGAAACACCAGAGCATGACGATACGCAAGAGGAAGTAAAGGCTACAGAAAATACTTCGGTGTTTATAGAAACAAAACCAGTTGAATTACCAGAAAAAGTTATCCAGGAAAGCGAACGTCCAAGCCGCTTCTCGCTTAGATCAGAACCGGAGGAACCAAAAACATACATCAATTTAGAAGACGAGGCTAAAAATGAAGAACCTGTAATTGAGGCTCCGGCGTTTATAAAAGAGCAACATGCAGAGCATCCTAACCGTTTTGGCCATGACCCAATTGAACATGGAAACGAAGCGCGCCAAGGTATGTCTACCTGGTTGATGATTACAATTGCAGTTTTAGCTTTAGCTGTTATTGCAGCGATAACCTTTTTGGTTAAGCCCGAATTATTTACAGGCAAAAGTACTGAAGCAATAAAACCAGCACAAGTAATTGTCGATTCGCCAAAGGTTGCTGTTGATACCTTAAAAGCAAAACAAGATTCAATAGCCAAAACAGATAGCATTTTAAAAGCCAATCAGGTTCAGAAAAAAACCGATACGGTTAAAAAAACAGCATCAAAACCTGTAGCCAACCCTACTGTAGAAACACCAAAAGAAAATAAAATTGTACCAAACACTGGTCCTTCTACGTTTTATGTTATTGCAGCGTCCTTTCAATCCGAGAAAAAAGCACTTGTATTTATTAAGCAAATGGAAAAAATCGGTTTAAGTGCCGAAATCGCAAAAGTACCTGGTCGTTTAAAAAAGGTAAGCATAGCGAGTTTTACAACTGAAAAAGAAGCTAAAGAACAGAAAGATATTTTACAGAAAAAACTAAAAGGAAAAGGCTATTTCGTACAACAAAAATCTAACAACACACAACCATAA
- a CDS encoding folylpolyglutamate synthase/dihydrofolate synthase family protein, which produces MNYQQTLEFLYSKLPMFTRVGASAFKKDLTNTIILCEALDNPQDKFKSVHVAGTNGKGSTSHMLASVLQAQGYKTGLYTSPHLKDFRERIRINGKMMSKTEVVSFVKDQQKLIEKTEPSFFEVTVAMAFDHFAKHQVDVAVIEVGLGGRLDSTNIITPQISVITNISLDHMNMLGNTLSEIAGEKAGIIKKNIPVIIGETQEESAPVFIKKAKAEGAPIVFADQVLTAQDFKIKNSKLSLSVYQDGKIKYKDLQSDLTGVYQHKNILTVLETLAVLNEKTEIKTDQESIYKGISQVKKQTGLQGRWQTLSKNPLVICDTGHNEAGIKEVIKNITQTPYQNLHIVFGMVNDKDISKVLSLMPKNAIYYFCKPDLERGLVANALKEQAAAFNLNGYIYASVAEAKATAIQAAGTNDLIFIGGSTFVVAEAI; this is translated from the coding sequence ATGAACTACCAACAAACGCTTGAATTTTTATACAGTAAACTCCCGATGTTTACCCGCGTTGGTGCCTCTGCTTTCAAAAAAGATTTAACCAATACCATTATTCTTTGTGAGGCTTTGGATAATCCGCAAGATAAATTTAAGAGTGTCCATGTAGCGGGCACTAACGGTAAAGGATCTACATCACACATGTTAGCATCAGTATTGCAGGCACAGGGATACAAAACGGGGCTTTACACCTCTCCCCATTTAAAAGATTTCCGCGAACGCATTCGCATCAACGGAAAAATGATGAGCAAAACGGAAGTGGTATCGTTCGTAAAAGATCAACAAAAATTGATCGAAAAAACTGAGCCTTCTTTTTTCGAGGTCACCGTTGCCATGGCATTCGATCATTTTGCCAAACATCAGGTAGATGTAGCTGTAATCGAAGTGGGTTTAGGCGGAAGGTTAGATTCTACCAATATCATTACACCACAAATTTCGGTCATCACCAACATCAGCCTCGATCATATGAATATGCTGGGCAATACCCTGTCCGAAATTGCAGGTGAAAAAGCAGGCATCATTAAAAAGAATATTCCGGTAATAATTGGCGAAACCCAGGAAGAATCGGCACCGGTTTTTATCAAAAAAGCCAAAGCTGAGGGCGCTCCTATTGTTTTCGCTGATCAAGTGTTAACTGCCCAGGATTTTAAAATAAAAAACAGTAAACTTTCTTTATCCGTTTATCAGGATGGTAAAATCAAATACAAAGATCTTCAAAGCGACCTTACCGGTGTTTATCAGCATAAAAACATCCTAACCGTTTTAGAAACTCTGGCAGTACTGAACGAGAAAACTGAAATAAAAACCGATCAGGAAAGTATTTATAAAGGAATAAGCCAGGTAAAAAAACAAACCGGTTTGCAGGGCCGTTGGCAAACTTTATCTAAAAATCCTTTAGTCATCTGCGATACCGGCCATAACGAAGCGGGAATTAAGGAGGTAATCAAAAACATTACACAAACTCCATATCAAAACCTGCACATTGTTTTTGGTATGGTAAACGATAAGGATATTTCGAAAGTGTTGTCTCTTATGCCAAAAAATGCCATTTATTATTTTTGCAAACCTGATTTAGAACGTGGTTTAGTTGCTAACGCACTAAAAGAACAGGCGGCAGCATTTAACTTAAACGGATACATTTATGCATCAGTTGCCGAAGCAAAAGCAACTGCTATTCAGGCAGCCGGCACAAATGACCTTATTTTTATAGGTGGAAGTACATTTGTAGTGGCCGAAGCGATATAA
- a CDS encoding biopolymer transporter ExbD: MNLRKRTKGSVEVHTSALNDIMFFLMLFFLLASAVVNPTVVKLLLPQSSSGQQSTAKKAVTVTIDENLKYFVEKKPVSIEELEPTLASYQKLAPDMTILLYVSRNVTYQEGFVVNDIANKLKLKLVVAVEPKK; the protein is encoded by the coding sequence ATGAACTTACGCAAAAGAACAAAAGGATCGGTAGAAGTACATACTTCAGCGTTGAACGATATTATGTTCTTCCTGATGCTGTTTTTCTTACTGGCCTCTGCCGTGGTTAATCCTACAGTAGTTAAACTATTGTTACCACAATCTTCAAGCGGACAGCAATCTACCGCCAAGAAAGCAGTTACGGTTACAATAGATGAAAACCTTAAATATTTCGTTGAAAAGAAACCGGTTAGTATTGAAGAATTAGAGCCTACGTTGGCATCATACCAAAAATTAGCACCAGATATGACCATTCTTTTATATGTATCGCGCAATGTGACATATCAGGAAGGATTTGTGGTAAATGACATTGCCAATAAACTGAAATTAAAACTTGTTGTAGCCGTTGAGCCTAAAAAATAA